From the Bacillus marinisedimentorum genome, one window contains:
- the miaA gene encoding tRNA (adenosine(37)-N6)-dimethylallyltransferase MiaA encodes MREKVVAIIGPTAVGKTRLSIETSLAFNGEVISGDSMQVYKGLDIGTAKVIRDEMKGVPHHLIDIKEPAEPFSAAEFQEEVTGLISTINNRGRLPVLAGGTGLYIQAVLFGYQFADAVSDEVYRKELEQKAEAEGPESIHKELAAVDPDSAGRIHPNNLRRVIRALEIHRTTGKTMTEYHMEQTNESPYDYVLIGLEMDRGVLYRRINERVDLMIEQGLFAEVKRLYDSGLRDAQSVQAIGYKEIFDYFDGKAGYEEAIENLKQNSRRYAKRQFTWFRNKMDVEWFDMTPVAEGNAPFDEVKNEIFEYIAGKLNV; translated from the coding sequence ATGAGAGAAAAAGTGGTTGCTATCATTGGGCCGACAGCAGTCGGAAAAACGAGACTGTCCATCGAAACTTCGCTTGCATTCAACGGTGAAGTTATCAGCGGCGATTCCATGCAAGTCTATAAAGGATTGGACATTGGCACGGCAAAGGTAATAAGAGATGAAATGAAAGGTGTTCCCCATCATTTAATTGATATAAAAGAACCGGCCGAACCTTTTTCTGCAGCTGAGTTTCAGGAAGAAGTCACAGGACTCATTTCCACCATCAACAACAGAGGGAGGCTCCCCGTACTTGCCGGAGGTACCGGCCTGTATATCCAGGCTGTTCTTTTTGGTTATCAATTTGCTGATGCGGTTTCGGATGAAGTTTACAGAAAGGAGCTTGAACAGAAGGCGGAAGCGGAAGGACCCGAGTCAATCCATAAGGAACTTGCCGCAGTCGATCCTGACAGCGCAGGCAGAATTCATCCCAACAATTTACGCAGGGTGATAAGGGCTCTTGAAATCCACAGGACAACGGGAAAAACGATGACCGAGTACCACATGGAGCAAACAAATGAATCTCCATATGATTATGTGCTCATCGGCCTGGAAATGGACAGGGGAGTACTGTACCGGCGCATCAACGAGCGTGTTGACCTCATGATTGAGCAGGGGCTTTTTGCTGAAGTGAAGCGCTTATACGACAGCGGGTTGCGTGATGCACAATCTGTACAGGCTATCGGATATAAGGAGATATTCGACTACTTTGACGGGAAGGCAGGATATGAAGAGGCAATTGAAAACTTGAAACAGAATTCCCGCCGCTATGCAAAGCGGCAATTCACCTGGTTCCGTAATAAAATGGATGTGGAATGGTTCGACATGACACCGGTGGCAGAGGGGAACGCTCCATTTGATGAAGTTAAAAACGAAATTTTTGAATATATTGCAGGAAAGCTGAATGTTTGA
- a CDS encoding DUF302 domain-containing protein produces MFHYTVETDKSMDQAIESLEGALQEVKFGVLWQFDIKEKLNAKGLDFQQPYKVLEVCNPFEANRVLQENHMVGYFLPCKIVVYEEGGTTKIGLPKPTAMISMVDDGNLKGIAEEIEATLIDVLDKVK; encoded by the coding sequence ATGTTCCATTACACAGTTGAAACAGACAAAAGCATGGACCAGGCAATTGAATCGCTAGAAGGGGCACTTCAGGAAGTGAAATTCGGTGTTCTCTGGCAGTTTGACATTAAGGAAAAATTGAATGCAAAAGGCCTTGACTTCCAGCAGCCATACAAGGTTCTTGAAGTTTGCAACCCGTTTGAGGCGAATCGTGTCCTTCAGGAAAATCACATGGTCGGCTATTTTTTACCTTGTAAAATCGTCGTTTACGAGGAAGGCGGCACGACAAAAATCGGTTTGCCGAAGCCTACTGCCATGATCAGCATGGTGGATGACGGCAATTTGAAAGGAATCGCTGAAGAAATTGAAGCGACACTTATTGACGTTCTTGATAAGGTGAAGTAA
- the mutS gene encoding DNA mismatch repair protein MutS, with product MAQYTPMLQQYLKIKAQHKDAFLFFRLGDFYEMFFDDATAASQELEITLTSRDGGDAGRIPMCGVPYHSADNYISQLINKGYKVAICEQVEDPKLAKGVVKREVVQLITPGTVMKENMIDEKENNYIAAVSAGSGGAAVAMSDLTTGETLTTTTTGWEEALQEVYSSGAREVILDENAPADAVSLFRERLNATLTFTEDTAMPAPLSRLAADSNEPLQNEAVGKLFTYLVQTQRRSLDHLQPVKTYELSQHMKLDMYSRRNLELVETIRTKGRKGSLLWLLDKTVTAMGGRMLKQWIERPLLDRRKIEMRHEMVDTLLGHFFEREEIREKLREVYDLERLAGRVAYGNVNARDLIQLRRSLEQVPAILKLAESLENDYARSLTASADPCSELTELLKKGIKEDPPLSVKEGGIIGDGFNEELDQYRDASKNGKRWIAELEQKERQKTGIKSLKIGYNRVFGYYIEVTRANLKYLPEGMYERKQTLTNAERFITPELKEKEALILEAEEKSVSLEYDIFQEIRQEVKTYIPKLQELARIISELDVLQSFAVVSEEYHYVRPEFSEKRLIRITEGRHPVVEKVMDTQEYVANDLLMEEGREQLLITGPNMSGKSTYMRQLALTAILAQIGCFVPAETAVLPLFDQVFTRIGAADDLVSGQSTFMVEMLEAKNALTNATDRSLILLDEIGRGTSTYDGMALAQAIIEYIHDHIGAKTLFSTHYHELTALEQSLANLKNVHVSAIEEAGNVVFLHKVEEGYADKSYGIHVAQLADLPDRLITRAQEILSAFEQTQPSSKEAAPARNNDEVADTLSAEQQLSFFADDNRPSAKKYKPAKREEKVLQTLEGLNILELTPLDAMNELYRLQKELKSKS from the coding sequence ATGGCCCAATATACGCCAATGTTACAGCAATATTTGAAAATAAAGGCACAGCATAAAGATGCCTTTTTATTTTTCCGTTTGGGTGACTTTTACGAAATGTTCTTCGATGACGCCACCGCGGCTTCACAGGAACTTGAAATTACGCTTACAAGCCGCGACGGAGGAGATGCGGGCCGCATCCCGATGTGCGGTGTGCCTTATCACTCAGCTGACAACTACATATCCCAGTTGATCAATAAAGGGTACAAAGTGGCAATCTGCGAGCAGGTGGAAGACCCGAAACTGGCCAAAGGTGTCGTAAAACGGGAAGTCGTCCAGCTGATTACGCCTGGAACAGTAATGAAGGAAAACATGATAGATGAAAAGGAAAATAACTATATAGCGGCTGTCTCAGCGGGCTCCGGAGGTGCTGCGGTCGCAATGTCAGACCTGACTACCGGTGAAACCCTTACAACGACGACTACAGGATGGGAAGAAGCCCTTCAGGAAGTGTATTCAAGCGGTGCCCGGGAAGTGATTTTGGATGAGAATGCACCGGCCGATGCTGTCAGCCTCTTCCGTGAGCGGTTGAACGCCACCTTAACGTTTACGGAAGATACAGCCATGCCGGCCCCGTTATCACGATTGGCCGCGGATTCAAATGAACCCCTGCAGAATGAAGCGGTCGGAAAGCTGTTTACATATCTTGTGCAAACCCAGCGCCGCTCGCTTGATCATTTGCAGCCTGTCAAAACATATGAGCTTTCGCAACATATGAAACTTGATATGTACTCCAGGCGCAACCTCGAATTGGTGGAGACGATCCGGACGAAAGGCCGTAAAGGGTCGCTGCTATGGCTTCTTGATAAGACAGTGACAGCAATGGGCGGCCGAATGCTCAAGCAATGGATTGAGAGGCCGCTGCTGGACAGGCGGAAAATCGAAATGCGGCACGAAATGGTTGATACACTGCTTGGCCATTTCTTTGAACGGGAAGAGATTCGTGAGAAATTGAGGGAGGTATACGATCTTGAACGTCTGGCTGGCCGGGTCGCATACGGCAATGTGAATGCACGCGACTTGATTCAGCTGCGGCGGTCCCTGGAACAGGTTCCCGCCATTTTGAAGCTCGCCGAAAGCCTGGAAAATGATTATGCCAGATCGCTGACCGCGAGTGCGGATCCATGCAGTGAGCTTACGGAACTCCTAAAGAAGGGCATCAAGGAGGATCCGCCGCTGTCCGTAAAGGAAGGCGGCATCATCGGTGACGGGTTCAATGAGGAATTGGATCAATACCGGGATGCAAGCAAAAACGGAAAGCGCTGGATTGCCGAACTTGAACAAAAAGAGCGGCAGAAGACAGGGATAAAATCTTTGAAAATAGGATACAACCGCGTATTCGGATATTATATCGAAGTGACCCGCGCCAATTTGAAGTATTTGCCCGAGGGCATGTATGAACGCAAACAGACGCTGACTAATGCCGAGCGGTTCATAACGCCTGAATTAAAAGAGAAAGAAGCACTTATACTGGAAGCTGAAGAAAAAAGCGTATCGCTGGAGTATGATATTTTTCAGGAGATCCGCCAGGAAGTGAAGACGTATATTCCGAAACTCCAAGAGCTTGCCCGAATCATCAGTGAGCTGGATGTGCTTCAGTCCTTTGCTGTTGTCAGCGAGGAGTACCATTACGTACGTCCCGAGTTCAGCGAAAAAAGGCTGATACGGATAACGGAAGGCCGCCATCCCGTCGTTGAAAAGGTGATGGACACACAGGAATATGTGGCAAACGATTTACTGATGGAAGAGGGACGGGAGCAGCTGCTCATAACAGGACCTAATATGTCGGGGAAAAGTACATATATGCGGCAGCTTGCTTTAACGGCAATCCTGGCTCAAATCGGCTGTTTCGTTCCAGCAGAAACAGCGGTGCTGCCGCTTTTTGACCAGGTGTTCACCAGGATAGGCGCTGCCGATGACCTTGTCAGCGGACAGAGCACTTTCATGGTTGAAATGCTTGAAGCGAAAAATGCATTAACGAATGCGACTGACAGAAGTTTGATCCTGCTTGATGAAATCGGCCGCGGGACTTCCACATATGACGGTATGGCGCTGGCGCAGGCTATTATCGAATACATTCATGATCACATTGGAGCGAAGACACTTTTTTCGACACATTATCATGAGTTGACAGCACTCGAACAGTCCCTTGCAAATCTGAAAAATGTCCATGTCAGTGCGATTGAAGAGGCAGGAAACGTCGTATTCCTCCATAAGGTTGAAGAAGGCTATGCCGACAAGAGCTACGGCATTCATGTCGCACAGCTGGCTGATTTGCCTGACAGGCTTATCACAAGGGCGCAGGAAATCCTGTCTGCCTTTGAACAGACACAACCGTCCAGCAAGGAAGCTGCACCGGCAAGGAATAATGACGAAGTTGCAGATACACTTTCAGCAGAACAGCAATTAAGTTTTTTCGCTGATGACAACAGGCCATCGGCGAAAAAATACAAACCGGCAAAAAGGGAGGAAAAGGTCCTGCAAACTCTGGAGGGATTGAACATCCTGGAACTCACCCCCCTTGATGCAATGAATGAGCTGTACAGGCTTCAAAAAGAATTGAAATCGAAATCATGA
- the mutL gene encoding DNA mismatch repair endonuclease MutL encodes MSKIQLMDENLSNKIAAGEVVERPASVVKELLENAIDAGSTRVDIEVEEAGLSKIRIVDNGAGIEKEDVLLAFERHATSKIKDEHDLFRIRTLGFRGEALPSIASVSSVDMKTCTGDGPGTHLVIRGGTVDKHESSAGRKGTDITVTDLFYNTPARLKYMKTIHTELGNISDVVNRIAFSHPEVALKLTHNGKKMLQTTGNGDLLQVVAGVYGISVAKKMVKIESSSLDFRISGYIALPEVTRASRNYISTLINGRFIKNYPLVKAIQSGYHTLLPIGRYPIVLLHIEMDPLLVDVNVHPAKLEVRLSKEKELNELVESAIKDVMKDQQLIPDVQASRKYKEKVNEEQQHFTFEHRDQSGKTERYRNEAGETAGSEADENPYRNEPDILEMATEILNGNSGRLSSDTLHVSLNETEKTQTVHEGSGATSMDEDTKKEPSSTFSRSGQEKSRVPVMYPIGQMHGTYILAQNEKGLYIIDQHAAQERINYEFFRERVGEITDEVQEMLVPLTFEFTRAEALKINEYSDSLKEVGVFLEPFGPQGYIVRSHPSWFPSGHEQETIEDMISQLLHMNKVDVKKLREEAAIMMSCKRAIKANRHLRDDEIFALLETLRKSSDPFTCPHGRPIIIHYSTYEMEKMFKRVM; translated from the coding sequence TTGTCAAAAATTCAATTGATGGATGAGAACCTTTCGAACAAAATTGCTGCAGGGGAAGTGGTCGAGCGGCCCGCCTCAGTCGTGAAAGAGCTGCTTGAAAATGCTATTGATGCCGGAAGTACTCGAGTGGACATTGAAGTAGAAGAGGCAGGGCTGTCGAAAATCCGCATCGTTGATAACGGGGCGGGCATCGAAAAAGAGGATGTTCTTCTCGCGTTCGAACGGCATGCGACAAGTAAAATTAAAGATGAACACGATCTGTTCAGAATCCGGACACTCGGATTCCGCGGAGAGGCACTTCCGAGTATCGCCTCCGTGTCCTCTGTCGATATGAAGACGTGTACAGGAGACGGCCCCGGCACCCATCTTGTCATCAGAGGCGGAACGGTCGACAAACATGAGTCATCAGCCGGACGCAAAGGAACCGATATTACCGTCACTGACCTTTTCTATAACACGCCAGCCCGGCTTAAGTATATGAAAACAATCCATACAGAGCTTGGCAACATTTCCGATGTTGTCAACCGGATTGCGTTCTCTCATCCTGAAGTAGCCCTTAAGCTGACCCATAATGGTAAAAAGATGCTGCAGACGACCGGCAACGGCGACCTCTTGCAGGTTGTTGCAGGGGTGTACGGGATTTCAGTGGCAAAAAAAATGGTGAAGATCGAATCTTCTTCACTTGATTTCAGGATCAGCGGGTATATCGCGCTTCCTGAAGTGACGCGGGCATCCAGAAATTACATTTCAACGCTGATCAATGGACGCTTCATTAAAAATTATCCGCTTGTCAAGGCGATACAAAGCGGTTATCATACGCTCCTTCCGATCGGCCGCTATCCGATCGTCTTATTGCATATAGAGATGGATCCGCTTCTGGTGGATGTAAATGTCCATCCTGCAAAACTGGAGGTTAGGCTGAGTAAAGAAAAAGAGCTGAATGAGCTTGTGGAGTCCGCTATCAAGGACGTCATGAAGGATCAGCAGCTGATTCCTGATGTCCAGGCTTCAAGGAAGTATAAGGAAAAAGTAAACGAAGAACAGCAGCACTTTACTTTTGAACATCGTGACCAAAGCGGGAAAACAGAGAGATACCGAAACGAGGCAGGGGAAACGGCCGGATCTGAAGCGGATGAAAATCCGTATCGGAACGAACCTGATATCCTTGAAATGGCCACCGAAATTCTCAACGGGAACAGCGGCCGCCTTTCTTCTGATACGCTCCATGTGTCTTTAAACGAAACAGAAAAGACCCAAACAGTTCATGAAGGCTCAGGTGCAACATCAATGGACGAGGATACAAAGAAAGAGCCAAGCAGCACTTTTTCCCGTTCAGGACAGGAAAAAAGCCGGGTGCCGGTCATGTATCCGATCGGCCAGATGCATGGAACCTACATTCTTGCTCAGAATGAAAAAGGATTGTATATCATTGACCAGCATGCGGCCCAGGAACGGATAAACTATGAGTTTTTCCGCGAAAGGGTAGGCGAGATAACAGATGAAGTGCAGGAAATGTTAGTGCCGCTCACCTTTGAATTCACAAGGGCAGAAGCGCTGAAAATCAATGAATATTCAGACAGTCTAAAAGAGGTCGGGGTGTTCCTGGAGCCGTTCGGGCCCCAGGGATATATCGTCCGCAGCCATCCGTCATGGTTTCCGAGTGGACATGAGCAGGAAACGATCGAAGATATGATCAGCCAGCTTTTGCACATGAATAAAGTTGATGTCAAGAAGCTCCGTGAAGAAGCGGCCATTATGATGTCATGCAAACGGGCGATAAAGGCAAACAGACATTTACGGGATGATGAGATTTTTGCACTTCTGGAAACGCTGCGGAAATCCAGTGATCCATTTACATGTCCGCACGGAAGACCGATTATCATCCATTACTCAACTTATGAAATGGAAAAGATGTTCAAACGGGTCATGTAA
- a CDS encoding trimeric intracellular cation channel family protein codes for MTWEVFNMIGTLAFAASGAIVAMEEDYDLLGFYILGFAAAFGGGAVRNLLIGIPVSELWAQNELFIAAIVFITLIFLFPRVILPHWRKWESFFDAIGLSAFAIQGAVYASGMNHHISAVIVAAVLTGSGGGIIRDILAGRKPVVLRDDVYAAWAVLGGLIIGIGLASRPFELYFLLAALVVLRMLSVHYRWKLPSMPTQQNDQHLQ; via the coding sequence ATGACTTGGGAAGTTTTTAATATGATCGGCACTCTCGCGTTCGCGGCCAGCGGGGCAATTGTTGCCATGGAGGAAGACTACGACCTTCTCGGTTTTTATATACTTGGTTTTGCGGCGGCATTCGGGGGTGGGGCTGTCAGGAATTTGCTGATCGGCATACCGGTGTCAGAGCTCTGGGCCCAAAATGAACTGTTTATCGCGGCAATCGTTTTCATTACACTCATTTTTTTGTTTCCCCGTGTCATTTTACCACACTGGCGCAAATGGGAAAGTTTTTTCGATGCCATCGGGCTGTCGGCGTTTGCCATACAGGGAGCGGTTTATGCCTCAGGCATGAACCATCATATCAGTGCAGTGATTGTTGCTGCTGTCCTTACGGGAAGCGGCGGCGGAATCATCCGAGACATCTTGGCCGGCAGGAAGCCGGTTGTGCTCCGTGATGATGTGTATGCGGCCTGGGCTGTTCTCGGGGGACTCATTATCGGTATCGGACTTGCAAGCAGACCTTTTGAACTTTACTTTCTTCTTGCGGCGCTTGTTGTCCTGCGCATGCTCTCCGTTCATTACCGCTGGAAGCTGCCCTCGATGCCCACTCAGCAAAACGACCAGCATCTTCAGTAA
- the spoVK gene encoding stage V sporulation protein K, whose protein sequence is MEQPVTLKQNGQINIVLDRSNSGPKPKKHPAAMAVPVRKPAPAPEPLKRIEEKLDGLVGLSEMKTNVKEIYAWLNMCQKREALGLKTGRQSMHMLFKGNPGTGKTTVARLLAELFAELNVLSKGHLIEAERADLVGEYIGHTAQKTRDLVKKAQGGILFIDEAYSLARGGEKDFGKEAIDTLVKSMEDHKDTFILILAGYSNEMEHFLSLNPGLPSRFPIVIDFPDYTVSQLLEIAGKMMEERQYVFSGEAEHKLKEHLKQLQVGAAGEAFSNARYIRNIIEKSIRAHAMRLLMDEQADKTELMTVRSHDLRLPAK, encoded by the coding sequence CTGGAACAGCCAGTCACTTTAAAGCAGAACGGACAAATCAACATCGTGCTTGATCGGAGCAATTCAGGACCGAAACCGAAAAAGCATCCGGCTGCCATGGCGGTACCCGTGCGAAAACCCGCCCCTGCCCCAGAACCGCTGAAACGGATAGAGGAAAAGCTGGATGGGCTCGTGGGACTAAGTGAAATGAAAACGAATGTAAAAGAAATCTATGCCTGGTTAAATATGTGTCAAAAACGGGAAGCACTCGGATTGAAAACGGGCAGGCAGTCGATGCATATGCTGTTCAAAGGGAATCCGGGAACAGGGAAAACAACGGTGGCGCGGCTCCTGGCCGAATTATTTGCTGAACTGAATGTTCTGTCCAAGGGGCATCTGATTGAAGCGGAAAGAGCCGATCTTGTCGGTGAATACATCGGGCACACCGCCCAAAAGACAAGGGATCTCGTGAAAAAAGCACAGGGCGGCATCCTTTTTATCGATGAAGCATATTCACTTGCACGCGGCGGTGAAAAAGATTTTGGCAAAGAAGCGATAGATACGCTCGTCAAATCGATGGAAGATCATAAAGATACGTTCATACTAATCCTTGCGGGTTATTCGAATGAGATGGAACATTTTTTGTCGCTGAATCCGGGCTTGCCCTCCAGGTTCCCGATCGTCATTGACTTCCCTGATTATACAGTGAGCCAGCTGTTGGAGATTGCAGGAAAGATGATGGAAGAAAGGCAATATGTATTTTCCGGGGAGGCGGAGCACAAACTAAAGGAGCATTTGAAACAGCTTCAAGTCGGAGCAGCGGGTGAAGCATTCTCCAATGCCAGGTATATCCGAAATATCATAGAAAAATCGATACGCGCCCATGCGATGCGCTTATTAATGGATGAACAGGCAGATAAGACGGAGTTGATGACTGTGAGAAGCCATGATTTGCGGCTGCCGGCAAAATGA
- a CDS encoding outer spore coat protein CotE yields the protein MASREHHKHYREIITKAVCGKGRKFTQATHAITPAHRPTSILGCWLINHEYKAKKDGDCVVVNGSYDANIWFSYSDNTKTEVATERVTYHDEIPLSVRDKNCLSDEFEVMVRVLQQPNCLEATISPNGNKVIVQVERELAAEVIGETKVCVKVDPHGCPEEFDDIQDESFEEEFEDLDPKFLIGEEE from the coding sequence ATGGCGTCACGAGAGCATCACAAACATTATAGAGAGATTATTACAAAGGCTGTTTGCGGAAAAGGCCGGAAATTCACCCAGGCCACACACGCAATCACGCCTGCCCACAGGCCGACAAGCATTCTGGGATGCTGGTTGATCAATCATGAATATAAAGCAAAAAAAGACGGTGATTGTGTAGTCGTCAACGGTTCCTATGATGCTAATATCTGGTTTTCTTACAGTGACAATACGAAAACAGAAGTCGCAACGGAACGCGTAACCTATCATGATGAAATTCCGCTTTCCGTTCGTGATAAAAACTGCCTTTCCGATGAATTTGAAGTCATGGTCCGCGTGCTGCAGCAGCCCAACTGCCTGGAAGCCACCATTTCTCCAAACGGAAATAAAGTGATCGTCCAGGTGGAACGGGAACTTGCCGCAGAAGTTATCGGTGAGACAAAAGTATGCGTAAAAGTCGATCCGCATGGATGTCCTGAAGAATTCGACGATATCCAAGACGAGAGTTTTGAAGAGGAATTCGAAGATCTCGACCCGAAATTCTTAATTGGCGAAGAAGAGTAA
- the hfq gene encoding RNA chaperone Hfq, translated as MKQAINIQDQFLNQLRKDNTLITVYLLNGFQLRGVVKSFDNFTVLLDSEGKQQLIYKHAISTFAPQKNVQLDLEG; from the coding sequence ATGAAACAAGCGATCAACATTCAAGACCAATTTTTAAACCAATTGCGAAAAGACAATACACTGATTACAGTATATCTGCTCAACGGTTTTCAGCTGAGAGGAGTTGTTAAGAGCTTCGACAACTTCACTGTATTACTGGATTCCGAAGGGAAACAGCAATTGATTTATAAACATGCCATATCGACATTCGCACCGCAAAAAAATGTCCAGCTCGACCTTGAAGGATAG
- a CDS encoding tyrosine-type recombinase/integrase, which translates to MEETHPLPDYAADYLDGLVLKNRQPSTIKRYTYDLEDFFRWMKKKYNDTSIDKWQNLTGADLDDFFAHLIDERHYTSSTVNRILTVLKQLYRFQAAKGAIYENPMENMTIAPGTPRALIPSDFMTGKEKDILLAVVPGNKGLTENQLKGRHLLIDRNLSIFYLLMEYGLTLHELASLKMKDMHFEDNTLFIPSVSSRSRRIPISTDVKKQIYKYIKQVPDPVRPRYKSHDPLFAAFDFQRLTYRWVYETEQPKGLTEIAIQKMIREEVKRAELRKGLSAQHMRNSAVLTKLLLGWPEEKIMDTFGFKTPVSLRRYQTFLHQYEDELELAGGGK; encoded by the coding sequence ATGGAAGAAACACATCCCCTGCCTGATTATGCTGCCGATTACCTTGATGGATTAGTTTTAAAAAACCGGCAGCCATCAACAATCAAGCGATACACATATGATCTTGAGGATTTTTTCCGGTGGATGAAAAAGAAATACAATGATACTTCGATCGACAAATGGCAAAATCTCACGGGAGCAGACCTGGATGATTTTTTTGCTCATCTGATCGATGAGCGGCATTATACCAGTTCGACGGTGAACAGAATTTTGACCGTCCTCAAACAGCTGTACCGTTTCCAGGCCGCAAAAGGAGCCATATATGAAAATCCGATGGAAAACATGACGATTGCACCCGGAACTCCGCGTGCTCTCATTCCATCAGATTTTATGACGGGGAAGGAAAAAGATATCCTCCTGGCTGTTGTTCCCGGCAATAAAGGTCTGACAGAAAACCAGTTGAAGGGACGGCACTTGCTTATCGACCGGAACCTGTCCATTTTTTACTTATTGATGGAGTATGGCTTGACACTGCACGAGCTTGCAAGCTTGAAAATGAAAGATATGCATTTTGAAGACAATACACTGTTTATCCCTTCCGTTTCGAGCAGGTCTCGCAGAATTCCGATTTCCACTGATGTGAAAAAGCAAATTTATAAATACATCAAACAGGTGCCGGATCCTGTCCGTCCCCGTTACAAAAGTCACGATCCCCTGTTTGCCGCCTTTGACTTCCAGAGGCTGACATACAGGTGGGTATATGAAACTGAACAGCCGAAAGGACTGACGGAAATTGCGATTCAGAAAATGATAAGGGAAGAGGTGAAACGGGCGGAGCTAAGAAAAGGTCTTTCTGCACAGCACATGAGAAACAGTGCGGTTTTAACAAAGCTGCTGCTCGGCTGGCCTGAAGAAAAAATAATGGACACATTCGGCTTTAAAACCCCCGTATCATTGCGACGCTATCAAACCTTTCTTCATCAATATGAGGATGAACTGGAATTGGCCGGCGGCGGAAAGTGA